caatccctggccttgctcaatggattaaggatcctgcgttgctgtggctgtggtgtaggccagcagctacagctctgattcaacctctagcctgggaacctccatatgccatggatgtggccctaaaacaaacaaacaaacaaaagtcaaagGCCCATGTTGTCAAGCAGGGCTTCTCAGCCCGAGCACTGCTGACTTTTGAGATTGGCTGGGGGGCCTGTTCTGTGaattgcaggatgtttagcagcctctctggcctctacccactggaagcctaccccccccccgccccggactCCCCCGTGTTGTTATGgtcaaaatgtctccagacaagaatgaaataatgccatttgcagcagcgtgaacggaactagagactctcatactgagtgaaatgtcagagagaaaaagacaaataccatatgatatcacttctatctggaatctaatatacggcacaaatgaacctttccacagaaaagaaaatcatggacttggagaagagacttgtggttgccaagggggaggaggagggagagggtggttggggagcttggggttcacagatacaaactattgcctttggaatggattagcaatgagatcccgctgtgtagccctgggaactgtgtctagtcacttatgatggagcatgataatgtgagaaaacagaatgtgtacatgtatgtgtaactgggtcaccaggctgtacagtaggaaaaaaagttgcattggggaaataactattaaaaaataataataataaaatggaaaaaaaaatttaaaaaatctccgaacattgccagatgtcccctgggaggcaggagtgccaccagctgagaaccactgctgatAAAGACACAGTGAAATAAACACACTCCCAAGGGAAAGTTCAAGTAAATCTCAGTAAAAAAAGACCCTGCAAGAACTTGACAGAGAAGTTAATTGGGGACCAACTGCTGGCAGTTAGGAGCAGAAAGGGGTGATCCCATTCGTCTTgggttgttgctgttttttccttctgaagcCAGCACTCTGGGCCTGGCAGGGCTGCAGGGAGCCCTGTGTGGCTTTTCCACCTTCCTGGCCAGAGGTCAAGCCTCTTTACCTCCAGTAAAAGTGATCGGTGAGGACTAATCTCAAGGAGcagagcaggaggcaggaagCAAACCGGAGCTGAGCCACAGGcagcggtggggggcggggaggcagttTCGGGGCAGGAGCGGGGAGATGATCTCTTCTGCCAGTCGGGTGACCACTCAGCACAGCCAGCCTCCTGGGAGGCTGCGGTTTCAATGCAAACCGAGCTTCCTCTGGTTCTCTGCTGAGAAGGCACAGTCCTACCCTTGGGCTGGCTGACCTGCCCCAGCCGCAAGCCCTAGGAGGTTCAGGGCAGGGCCCCAGCGGCCTTGCCCACACGTGTGCACGAGGCAGGGGTCACAGGCACCTTTCAACAGCTTCCCCAACGACAGCTGTCAAAGGAACCAGGGCAGCAGAGACGCAGAAGCAACAAGGAGGCTTTCAGGCTATCAAACAAGCGCTCTTTCCTTTGAAAGCAACGGCAATGATCTTAGGCAAGACCGTCTGGCAGGAGGCGGCCTCAGCGGCTGCCCACTTGTAAGCGGTGACCCCTACTTCCTCTATTTGCATCACACAACCCCCTCAGGCCTGAGCCACTTGTGGTCCCCAGAAATGGGGAAAGAGACACACCTGTTCTAAGACCACTTATGGGGGTGCTACGGGCCTGAGCCACGCATGTCCAGCACTACTGTTGAGAGGGTTGATCATCCGAGGCCCTTGCGGGCTCGTCTGCTTGTTACAAAGAGTTTCCGCGGGATCATGCAGGCTAAGGCAAACACCCTGACTCTGAGTGGAAGAGAACTCAGGACAGGGCAACGCAGAGGCAGGGAGAGACCCTGGGCCGGCAGAGACCAGGTCATGGGCGGATGCACTGCTCAGGGTCTTACTCTCCTGGAGCGGGCTCCGCCCACATGGTGCTACTCAAAGCAGCATCTGCAGGCAAGGCCCACCCGCTGCCTCTCCAGGGTCAACAGATGGTGCACCTCATGCCTCccccatccctggtctcacttggGGCCAAGACCCACTCTCCCTCCATGGCAGAGTTAAAGAAATCTCAGGTAGAGGGCGTGTTCTCTGCTCTAAAACTCATCCTCAGCACCCCCGGTTGTCCCCTCACTTCTCTCTTCACTGGCAGGATAAGATAAGAGAGCGGGCGTGGAGTCACGGCCAATGCCCAGGGTAGGCCCTTGAGCACAGATCTTCAACAAAACCCAACGCATAGGAACTGGCGAGAAAAAGTGTTTAAAGAGCGGAacccactggagttcccatcgtggcgcagcagttaaccaaccccgactagtatccatgaggacttgggttcaatccctggcctcgctccgtgggttaaggatctggcgttgccatgagctgcggtgcaggtcacagacgcagctcggatcccaagttgctgggctgtagcataggctggcagctacagctccaatttgaccccccgcatggggggaaaaaagaggcaaagaaaaaacaaagcagaacccACTGAGGCGTTGAGGTCTCACTGCCCCATTTCCTGTGGGCACATGCTGACAAATGAAATGATTACCGAACAGCTGGAGGCACAAGAAAAGTAGGCCCGTCAGAGACTTTCCTTCTTAACACCCAGTTATAGAAATAACTCATCTCCTCGCCGCTGGGCTTACAGCTGTCGTAGGATGAAGCAGGAACCTGGGTGATTTCTACGGACATGTCCTTACTGATCCCAAGGAGGCTGTGAGCTGTTACACAATCCCACACATGACATGAGAGGGACACGAGTCCACTCACTTCCAGGTTCAAGACAGACTTCCCCCATAAATTGCAGAGATGGAGGAGGTGCCCCTGGTGCTACACAGGCAAGGCACAGATCCAGCCGGAAGACCTAGTGGGAGGAAGAGTTTGGACCTGCTGTTCTCAGCCATGCCTCCTTAGCCGTCACCCCACAGCTCTGGAGTCTGTGAGGCCGGCTAGCAGAAACAGATCAGGGATCTCCAGGCCAGAAAGGTAAGTGCAAAGCAGGGCAGCTATTTCAGGTTGGGCACTTTCTAGAAGGAGGACTCTGGCTGCTTAAGGCAGTGCTGCCTTTCCTTGGGATCCTTGGCAGCAACAGGAATCAATCATTCAATTATTCCAGTCCTCCTGCTACTTATCCGTGATGTAATCGTGACCAATCTTCTACTACACAAAGAAGATAAACTGAACGTGTGTGCGCGAGGGGTAACACAGACCCAAGAGAGGGAGAAATCAATCATTCTAATTGTTCTAATTACAGACTGCACCAAACTGCAATTGGAGGTCTCTGTGAGCTTTCTCTGCCTCTTACGCCATCCAAGACTATAAAAGTTGTGCAACTTAAAATTCAGCTAAGAACCACAGTGGTTGCAGACTGCTAAGATGAGCAAAACCCAGAGTCAACGGCGGACAGCCACTGTCCATAGGAACTGGCCGCATAGGCTGAAACTGGTAGCAGTCCTGAGATAAATATCATAAAGAGCTAGCAAGGCAGTTTGGTTTTCTTGACCACTCTCTGATGGACACTCAAacagggaccaaacctgcctCTCACAATATGGTCACCATGGCTACTGCTGGATGGGGTCCCCAGACTCCAGCTCTGAAAGCGCTGGGCTCACAATTACAGTCCACAGGAAGCAGCGTGCTTCTCTAGAAGCCAGAGGCACCGATGTAGGCAAGACAGGCTCCCAAAGTAAAACTCACGTAGGGAGAATAGAGCTCTCCGGTCTCGGTGATTTCACCCGCCATTTCCAAAGGTGAAGAAGGGTCCCTCGGTAGCCAAGCTCCCCTCTgtgcggtggtggtggtggcggtgatggtggcggtggtggcggcggcTGCTGCGGCTCCCTAAGAAAAGAGCAGGCTTCAACTTTCTGATGGACCTAAATGCGGGTGGGGGGATGTCTGCAGAGCCGCTCCCTTCCCATCGTTTAATCAGACATTTACAGCCTCGATATCTGTCACAAGACAGCCCGGAGGGAAGGGTCTCCCTGTATGATGACTGAGTGGTTTCTTTTAACTTTCTCCTTGCTGAGTAGTTTTTTCTAAACTTCTCCTTGCTGTGCAGGGCATGAATGTATTCCAAGCCGCTCAGACTCCAAGTGATTTAGGACGCTTCAGAAGCCACTAAGTCTCACCCACTACAAGGGTCCCCTTTACACACTCAGGATAACCCCATTTGATGCCGGAACAGCGAGCTCACTACCACCCAGGGCAGCCAGTGACTGTCTGCCTCCTCCGCCTAGGGCAAAGAGTTGGAGGTTTTCTTAGGTCGCCGACAACCCAACTCCTTGCCCCAAAGCCTCTCCTTCTTAACGAGGCCTCCACTCCACGTCCTCCGACCTGCCTTAGGGCTCCCCGCACTGCCCGTCTTCTCAAGAGCCCTCCTCCGATCCTCTCCCCCATTTTCTCCCCCATCCTAGAGAAGCCTCGAGTCCGGCAcgaccccagtccatcccaccctcccGGCCGGCCCGACACCTGCAGCGCAGCTTGCTCCGAGCCGCCGCGGCCACCGCCTCCAGCCCCTGGGTTGCTGCCGGCGCCAGCTGTCCCGCACCAGCGCCTGCAGCGCGCATGCGCCCGCGCCGGGAGCCCACCTTTTCTGCGCGCGCCTCGGGCGGGGCGCGCGGCGCTGATTGGGCGAGGCGCGAAGCGCTGATTGGGCTCCTCGCGGAGGCGGGACCGGGATTGGGCCCCGGCGGCTGCCGTCTGCGTGGCGGAAGAGGGCGGGGTGCGGTGCTACGCGCATGCGGGAGGAAAGGCCGTCGGCCAGGTAGGAAAGCGGGGATGGGTGGAAGAGGCGTTTGACGCCTGTTGGGGACTCGTTCTTCTTACGAGGAGTGGGTGTGAACTTGGTCGTCCCAGGGCTTCAGTGGTTGCGGGAGTTCGAGAAGAGGAGCCTGTAACTCCTCACAAAGGGGAAGGGACTGAGGCCTTAGGCCTGTCTCATCCTAGCCCGGCCGGGGAGGCCCAGACGGCTTggggggcaggaagagggagggCGGGAGCCTAGTGGGGTGGTCGCTGGGAAATAGGTTTAAGACAGGGCTGGAAATTAATTCTGGGTGGAGTCTCAAGACTGGGGCAAGCAAGGGGAATTTTGTTGACAAGTCTTGCTGTTAAGGTGTGAGGCATGGACGTTCTGGGAGATGGGGTGGAAAGGATGGGCAGAAAAGGCAGCCCATGCTTGGAGCCTTGGCATGCGAGCCCAGGATTGTTTAATTATCTTTAACCAGCTTGGTTCCCCTTCTTGCAAGGGGAGTCCGTGTCCTCTGAAATGTTTGGAAAGAAAGAcggagagttccctttgtggctcagcggtaacaaacccaactgctatccgtgaagttgcgggttccattcctggcctggctcagtgggttaaggatctggagttgccctgaactgtggatgcgactcggatcctgcgttgttttggttgtggctgtggtgtaggccggcagctgcagcttggattcagcatctagcctgggaacttccatatgctgcaggtgcggccctaaaaaggaaaaaaaaaaggaagaaagaaagatggaggtTCTTCTAATAACTTAGCCTCAGGAGGCATTTAGTGAATTAAGAACTGGGGCTCCTGCCTACTCTAAGTGGAAGGAAACTCAGGGTCCTGAAATCTTTGCCCTCCCCCCCACAGGCTGCTACCATGAGGTTAAATCAGAACACCTTGCTTCTGGGAAAGAAGGTGGTGCTGGTACCCTACACCCCGGAGCATGTGCCTAGGTAATCATTCACCTGACACTGGGCACAGGCCAGCTGTCCAAGGTACAGCGAGGAGGTCAGCCTGCCTTAGCCCAGTTCTCAGGGGTTGTTTTCTCTAAGAGGGAGAAACATTGATGTGAGAAGTACTTACAGGGAAAAAGTGAAAACCAAAGTCACCCATCCCCCTGTTTCCTCCTTTCACCCCTCAGCTtccttcttggccttttggcCAGGAATAATTGTATGTAAACTAAATGTGTGCAAGGaaaaaaggtattattttctCGTCTAGTTATTTATCAATGAGTACCATTCCTCTGGCCAGTGACTGGGCTCGATTCTTAGAGACTAAATGTTAGCGTGTCATAAACCCGAGCCGATGGGTTGGTGTGATGTCTGCTGTTTGAAAGGCCGGGACTGAGTTGCAGGGTGGGACTCTGGGGCTTGTTGGCAGATGTCTGGTGGATGAGGAGGTTGGTGCTGTAGGCGGGTATTTTTACTTGTAGTTTTCCTTTTGGGGAGTCCCATTGCCCACCCTTGTGGAGGTCGGTCCAGCCTCCTTTGCGGAGTTCGCCTTGCCACTATTTCCCCTCAGGAATCTGAAGAACGTTTAGCTCCAGACTGCTCCCCCGTATTGACCtctgagagaggagaggaagctggACAGAAAGAACTGGCTCCTGCTGTTCTCTTTGGGCGTAGCCTGCCTCTCATTCTCGTGCCCGTGGACTTCTGCTATAGGAGCAGTTTTAACCCTTTCTTGGCTCTGAGCCCTCTGTTGGCCCTGTGGGGTTCACCTCTCGACCATCTGTTTCTTCATCTCATCAAGTGTCAGATCGTGCTTCTGGATAAGGCCTGCATGCCAAAGGCCATCCCTCCGTCCCCGCAGGTACCACGAGTGGATGAAATCAGAGGAGCTGCAGCGTTTGACAGCATCTGAGCCGCTGACTCTGGAGCAGGAGTACGCGATGCAGCGCAGCTGGCGGGAAGATGCAGACAGTGAGAAGTGGAGACCCTGGGTGGGTCGTGGGAGGGTCATGGGAGGATTCCAGAGGCCGTCTcagcctccctccctttcccattcCCAGCTGTAGCCCTGCTGGGGCCACAGAAATTTCACAAAAAGCGCTCGGGGAAAAGCCTGGGAGGTGCCTGAAACCCTCGTCCTCCGAGGCCCACTGAAGCTGGTCCCTGTGGCTGACgcttctgttttcttcctacTCACTGCACCAGGCGTGGGAGGATCGAGAGACAGGAAGGCATTTTGGGCTCTGGCTGTAAATGGAGGCCCTTGGCACCATGTGGTTACTGCTCTGACTGGCCGGCTCTCTGAGGATACAGTTGCTCTTTGGAGAAGGGCGTTGTTTCCTGCACCAGGCAGATCTTGGGCTTGGTCACCAGCTGAAGGAAGTGCCGGCTCCCCTTCTCTGCCAGACTCAGGGACAGCAGAAGTTCTCTGGTTTGGGGAGGAAGGCTGTTCTCTCTGCACTTCTCTGGGGCGTGTCGCTGCTAACCCTTCGCCTCCCTCGGCAGAGTGCACCTTCATCGTGCTGGCTGCAGAGAAGTGGCAGGGCCAGCCAGGCCCCAGTGAAGAGAACTGCATGGCTGGAGACGTGAACCTCTTCCTCACAGATCTAGGGGACCCCTCCCTGGGGGAGATTGAGGTCATGATTGCAGGTTCgtttcccccccctccccggccctgcccctcccttctggcccTCAGATCTGCTGAACTTGAAGGCAGCCATGGCACTTAGCTCCGTGGGAGGCTCCTAGCTGGCAAGCTACTACCTGGCACCTCGTTAGCCGTGTGGCTCACCCCTGTGGTTCACTGTACTCCCATGTCATCCTTAGCTGTGA
The Phacochoerus africanus isolate WHEZ1 chromosome 14, ROS_Pafr_v1, whole genome shotgun sequence DNA segment above includes these coding regions:
- the NAT9 gene encoding alpha/beta-tubulin-N-acetyltransferase 9 isoform X1, with the translated sequence MLQAATMRLNQNTLLLGKKVVLVPYTPEHVPRYHEWMKSEELQRLTASEPLTLEQEYAMQRSWREDADKCTFIVLAAEKWQGQPGPSEENCMAGDVNLFLTDLGDPSLGEIEVMIAATERAQLQGPGLGHRGRPHDDGLRGVTKLGLTTFEAKIGQENEPSIRMFRRLHFEQVAVSSVFQEVTLRLTMSEPEQQWLLEQTSHVQEKPYRVGSSEPH
- the NAT9 gene encoding alpha/beta-tubulin-N-acetyltransferase 9 isoform X2, encoding MLQAATMRLNQNTLLLGKKVVLVPYTPEHVPRYHEWMKSEELQRLTASEPLTLEQEYAMQRSWREDADKCTFIVLAAEKWQGQPGPSEENCMAGDVNLFLTDLGDPSLGEIEVMIAEPSCRGQGLGTEAVLMMMAYGVTKLGLTTFEAKIGQENEPSIRMFRRLHFEQVAVSSVFQEVTLRLTMSEPEQQWLLEQTSHVQEKPYRVGSSEPH
- the NAT9 gene encoding alpha/beta-tubulin-N-acetyltransferase 9 isoform X3 yields the protein MRLNQNTLLLGKKVVLVPYTPEHVPRYHEWMKSEELQRLTASEPLTLEQEYAMQRSWREDADKCTFIVLAAEKWQGQPGPSEENCMAGDVNLFLTDLGDPSLGEIEVMIAATERAQLQGPGLGHRGRPHDDGLRGVTKLGLTTFEAKIGQENEPSIRMFRRLHFEQVAVSSVFQEVTLRLTMSEPEQQWLLEQTSHVQEKPYRVGSSEPH